From Nitrosopumilus zosterae, the proteins below share one genomic window:
- a CDS encoding 4-hydroxyphenylacetate 3-hydroxylase family protein yields MANVLKTIRTGDDYIESLRGRDLKIYLFGELVKEPVDHPMIRPSINAVAETYDLAVREEELASADSSLTGLRVNRFLHIAESAQDLVLQNKMQRKLGQNTGTCFQRCVGMDALNSLHSTTFEIDEKHGTNYHERFLEFVKMVQKENLVIGGAMTDPKGDRSKGPAEQDDPDLFTRIVDSDEKGVYVSGAKAHQTGCINSHWIILMPTIRLTENDKDWAIVGAIPADAKGVTYIYGRQSCDTRSMEEGDIDDGNSKFGGQEALIILDRVFIPWDKVFMNGEFEFASMLIERFTCYHRRSYVCKTGLGDVLIGAAATIADYNGVPKVSHIKDKIIEMTHLNETIFAAGIASSHQGYKMKSGVYLNDDMLAQVCKHNVTRFPYEISRLAQDIAGGLVVTLPSEKDFRHPEAGPLLKKYLAGRKGVDVENRMRILRLIENMTLGRNAVGYLTESMHGAGSPQAQRIQIQRQMQIGYKKNLAKNLAGIKNDVEEPHEPSEYFKRVFKTKDSVL; encoded by the coding sequence ATGGCAAACGTCTTGAAGACTATTAGAACGGGCGATGATTACATCGAAAGTCTTAGAGGCCGTGATCTCAAAATTTACCTTTTTGGAGAACTGGTAAAAGAACCAGTAGACCATCCCATGATTAGGCCATCAATTAATGCGGTTGCAGAAACTTATGACCTTGCAGTACGTGAAGAAGAATTGGCATCTGCTGATTCATCTCTTACTGGATTGAGAGTTAACCGATTTTTACACATTGCAGAAAGTGCACAAGATTTAGTTTTACAAAATAAAATGCAAAGAAAACTTGGACAAAACACTGGAACATGTTTCCAGAGATGCGTTGGAATGGATGCATTGAATTCTTTACACTCTACTACATTTGAAATTGATGAAAAACACGGAACAAATTATCATGAAAGATTTTTAGAATTTGTAAAGATGGTTCAAAAAGAAAATCTTGTAATCGGTGGTGCTATGACTGATCCTAAAGGTGATAGAAGCAAAGGACCTGCAGAACAAGATGATCCTGATCTATTCACAAGAATTGTAGATAGTGATGAAAAAGGAGTTTATGTGTCTGGTGCAAAAGCACACCAAACTGGTTGTATTAACTCACACTGGATTATTTTGATGCCGACAATTAGATTGACAGAAAATGATAAAGATTGGGCAATTGTAGGCGCAATTCCGGCAGACGCAAAAGGAGTTACTTACATCTATGGTAGACAATCTTGTGACACTAGAAGTATGGAAGAAGGTGATATTGATGATGGTAACTCAAAATTTGGTGGACAAGAAGCATTAATCATTTTAGATAGAGTCTTTATTCCATGGGATAAAGTTTTCATGAATGGAGAATTTGAATTTGCATCCATGCTTATAGAGCGTTTTACTTGTTATCATAGACGTAGTTATGTGTGTAAAACAGGACTTGGCGATGTACTAATTGGTGCTGCAGCCACAATTGCAGATTATAATGGAGTTCCAAAAGTATCTCATATCAAAGACAAAATTATTGAGATGACTCATCTAAATGAGACAATCTTTGCTGCCGGAATTGCATCTTCTCATCAAGGATATAAGATGAAATCTGGCGTTTACCTTAATGACGATATGCTTGCACAAGTTTGTAAACATAATGTTACTAGATTCCCATACGAAATTAGTAGACTTGCACAAGATATTGCAGGTGGCTTAGTAGTTACTCTTCCATCTGAAAAAGACTTTAGACATCCAGAAGCAGGACCATTACTCAAAAAATACCTAGCAGGAAGAAAAGGTGTTGATGTTGAAAATAGAATGAGAATACTTAGATTAATTGAGAATATGACTCTTGGTAGAAATGCAGTTGGATATCTTACAGAATCCATGCATGGTGCGGGTTCTCCTCAAGCCCAAAGAATCCAAATTCAGAGACAGATGCAAATAGGATACAAAAAGAATCTTGCAAAGAATTTGGCAGGAATTAAAAATGACGTTGAAGAACCACATGAACCATCTGAATACTTTAAGCGAGTATTCAAAACTAAAGACTCTGTTCTTTAG
- a CDS encoding 4-hydroxybutyrate--CoA ligase, whose amino-acid sequence MVESVILSPKSIAVIGASDKRGSVGATITSNIMNGFKGSVYPISPTRETVFYKKAYKSVLDVPKPIDLAVIVIKNTLVAPVLEECGKKKIKGVIIITAGFKEVDEEGAKREQELKDIAKKYDIHVIGPNCLGVMNLDPKTMMNSTFLKVTPKSGKIALVSQSGAICAALVEDASAQGIGFSAVVSLGNKAAMSEVDVLKILANHKQTEVIVMYLEDMGDGQEFLKVCKNITKKLKKPVLVLKSGRSPEGAKAAMSHTGALMGSDEIYDALLKQSGALRVDTMEELFDYATAFSKQPLPARGDLVIVSNAGGPAIISTDACSKMKIKMADITSVRKKIDEVIPPWGSSRNPVDIVGDADFNRFRNVLDRVLKHPKVGSVISMCTPSGTLNYDKLAEVIVEMSKKYKKTMLASLMGLDEGITNREILAEGNVPYYTYAEGAIRTLSAMIRFSNWIKSPNGKITKFKVNKDKAKKIFDKVKKEKRPNLLEEEGQEVLKAYGLPLPQSALAKNETEAVRIAKKIGYPVVMKIASPQIIHKSDAGGVQINLTNDEEIKDAFKTIIKNAKKYNKNAEIKGVLIVEMVKGGKELIIGSKLEPGFGPVIMLGMGGIYVEVLKDVTFKLAPVTDLEADDMIASIKTQKLLQGVRGEKPSDIAKLSECIQRLSQLVSDFKEIKELDMNPVLVMEKGKGCRILDVRIGL is encoded by the coding sequence ATGGTAGAATCTGTAATTTTATCACCAAAATCAATTGCCGTCATAGGGGCATCTGACAAAAGAGGAAGTGTAGGTGCTACAATCACATCTAATATTATGAATGGTTTCAAAGGTTCAGTTTATCCAATTAGTCCAACAAGAGAAACAGTATTTTACAAAAAAGCATACAAAAGTGTCTTAGATGTTCCTAAACCAATTGATCTTGCAGTAATTGTAATTAAAAATACATTGGTAGCACCGGTGTTAGAAGAATGTGGTAAAAAGAAAATCAAAGGAGTAATTATCATCACGGCAGGTTTCAAAGAAGTCGATGAAGAAGGGGCAAAACGAGAACAGGAACTAAAAGATATTGCTAAAAAATATGACATTCATGTCATTGGACCTAACTGTCTTGGTGTGATGAATCTTGATCCAAAGACAATGATGAATTCTACATTTCTTAAAGTTACACCAAAGTCTGGAAAAATTGCACTTGTATCTCAAAGTGGAGCAATATGTGCAGCACTAGTTGAAGATGCTAGTGCTCAGGGAATTGGTTTTTCGGCCGTTGTAAGCCTTGGAAATAAAGCTGCAATGAGCGAAGTTGATGTTCTAAAAATTCTCGCAAACCACAAACAAACCGAAGTCATAGTTATGTATCTTGAAGATATGGGGGATGGTCAGGAATTCCTTAAAGTTTGTAAAAATATCACTAAAAAACTCAAAAAACCAGTGCTTGTGCTCAAATCTGGACGTAGTCCAGAAGGTGCAAAGGCTGCAATGTCTCATACTGGAGCCTTGATGGGTTCAGATGAGATCTATGATGCTTTACTAAAACAATCTGGTGCTCTCAGAGTTGACACCATGGAAGAACTCTTTGATTATGCCACTGCGTTTTCTAAACAACCCCTGCCAGCAAGAGGTGATCTTGTCATAGTATCAAATGCAGGTGGCCCTGCAATAATTTCAACTGATGCATGCTCTAAAATGAAAATTAAGATGGCAGATATTACTAGTGTTAGAAAAAAAATTGATGAGGTAATTCCGCCTTGGGGAAGCTCAAGAAATCCTGTTGACATTGTTGGAGATGCAGATTTTAATCGATTCCGTAATGTTTTGGATCGTGTACTAAAACACCCAAAAGTTGGTTCTGTTATCTCAATGTGTACTCCTTCTGGCACTCTCAACTATGACAAGCTTGCCGAAGTCATTGTTGAAATGTCAAAGAAATACAAAAAAACAATGCTTGCAAGTTTAATGGGACTGGATGAAGGAATTACTAATAGAGAAATTCTAGCTGAGGGCAATGTTCCATATTACACGTATGCAGAAGGTGCAATAAGAACACTTTCTGCAATGATTAGGTTTTCTAATTGGATCAAGTCTCCAAATGGAAAAATTACTAAATTCAAAGTAAACAAAGATAAAGCAAAAAAGATCTTTGACAAGGTAAAAAAAGAAAAGAGGCCTAATCTTCTAGAAGAAGAAGGACAGGAAGTTCTCAAAGCATATGGCTTACCTTTACCTCAAAGTGCATTAGCTAAAAATGAAACAGAAGCAGTAAGAATTGCAAAGAAGATTGGCTATCCTGTTGTTATGAAAATTGCATCACCACAGATCATTCACAAGTCTGATGCTGGTGGTGTTCAGATAAATCTCACAAATGATGAAGAAATTAAAGATGCATTCAAAACAATTATCAAAAATGCTAAAAAATACAACAAGAATGCCGAGATCAAAGGTGTTTTGATAGTAGAGATGGTAAAAGGCGGCAAAGAACTAATCATAGGCTCAAAACTAGAACCTGGCTTTGGTCCAGTAATTATGCTTGGAATGGGAGGAATCTATGTTGAAGTTCTGAAAGATGTTACATTCAAACTTGCACCAGTTACTGATTTAGAAGCAGATGATATGATAGCGTCAATTAAGACTCAAAAACTTCTGCAAGGTGTTAGAGGTGAAAAACCATCTGATATCGCAAAACTCTCTGAATGCATTCAGAGATTATCCCAACTCGTTTCCGACTTTAAAGAGATCAAAGAATTAGACATGAATCCTGTTTTAGTCATGGAAAAAGGAAAGGGTTGCCGTATTCTTGATGTCCGAATAGGACTCTGA
- a CDS encoding reverse transcriptase-like protein: MGISVYVDGSGGPNGGFGFFVKETGESFYEKKPEITNNQAEYMAIISALNKFVDSDEEIKIFSDSKNTVNQLNHEFAINNEQLRDLAREAWSVMGKFSNLSIQWVPRKENLAGKMLGS, encoded by the coding sequence ATGGGAATTAGTGTTTATGTAGATGGATCTGGAGGTCCAAATGGTGGCTTTGGATTTTTTGTTAAAGAAACTGGAGAATCATTTTATGAAAAAAAACCAGAAATTACAAATAATCAGGCTGAATATATGGCAATAATATCTGCATTAAACAAATTTGTAGATTCTGATGAAGAAATTAAAATTTTTAGTGATTCTAAAAATACCGTTAATCAATTAAACCATGAATTTGCAATAAATAACGAACAACTACGGGATCTTGCACGTGAAGCTTGGAGTGTCATGGGAAAATTCTCTAATCTTTCAATTCAATGGGTTCCACGAAAAGAGAATCTAGCTGGAAAGATGTTGGGAAGCTAA
- a CDS encoding ArsR/SmtB family transcription factor yields MANDPDAKRLLWFVFAGSRGGLNRLKIISKLKEKPFNTNQLAKEMNLDYKAIQHHIKVLEKNNMISKVGEKYGVAYFISNFLEVNMETFEEIEAKLDKSK; encoded by the coding sequence ATGGCAAATGATCCTGATGCAAAAAGACTGCTTTGGTTTGTTTTTGCAGGTTCACGTGGAGGATTAAATAGATTAAAAATTATTTCAAAATTAAAAGAAAAACCATTCAATACAAATCAGCTGGCAAAAGAGATGAATTTGGATTATAAAGCAATTCAGCATCACATTAAGGTTCTTGAAAAAAATAATATGATTAGTAAAGTTGGAGAAAAATATGGAGTTGCCTACTTTATCTCTAATTTTCTTGAAGTAAACATGGAAACATTTGAAGAAATTGAAGCAAAATTGGACAAAAGTAAATAA
- a CDS encoding radical SAM protein gives MMLNYDAPLYRPPSEARSLIFQVTLGCSFNECSFCDMYRSKEYSERPWDDVKAEIDMMAKYLPDTRRVFLADGDALNLDSGYMVKIVRYIREKFANIERISCYAMPMNILKKTSEELKKMNEAGLDMFYLGIESGSDIVLKKVTKGAVAKTIIKSVNKAKEAGYVMSCMVILGLGGKKYSKEHIKGTAEVISACSPNYVGALTLYLENGIKQEFLDKYNGEFIRINDDESLDELHDLISQIETKDEIIFRANHGSNAYTIKGTFPQDKQEMMDKVEWMKQHPEIMRPQGLRGF, from the coding sequence ATGATGTTAAATTATGATGCACCGTTATACAGGCCCCCATCAGAAGCTAGATCATTAATTTTTCAAGTAACGTTAGGCTGTTCATTTAACGAATGTTCTTTTTGTGATATGTATAGATCAAAAGAGTATTCTGAAAGACCATGGGATGATGTCAAAGCTGAAATTGACATGATGGCAAAATACCTTCCAGACACTAGACGGGTATTTCTTGCAGATGGTGATGCATTAAATCTTGATTCTGGATATATGGTAAAAATTGTAAGATACATTAGAGAGAAATTTGCAAACATTGAAAGAATTTCTTGTTATGCAATGCCAATGAATATTCTAAAGAAAACATCAGAAGAACTAAAGAAAATGAATGAAGCTGGATTAGATATGTTCTACTTGGGAATTGAAAGCGGATCAGATATTGTTTTAAAAAAAGTAACAAAGGGAGCTGTTGCAAAAACAATCATCAAGTCTGTTAATAAAGCAAAAGAAGCAGGATATGTAATGTCATGCATGGTAATTTTGGGGTTAGGAGGAAAAAAATACTCAAAAGAACACATCAAAGGAACTGCAGAAGTAATTAGTGCATGCTCACCCAATTATGTAGGCGCACTTACACTTTATTTAGAAAATGGAATAAAACAAGAATTTCTTGACAAGTATAATGGAGAATTTATAAGAATTAATGATGATGAATCGTTAGATGAGCTTCATGACTTGATCAGTCAGATAGAAACAAAAGATGAAATTATTTTCAGAGCAAATCATGGTTCAAACGCATATACAATCAAAGGCACTTTTCCCCAAGACAAACAAGAAATGATGGATAAAGTAGAATGGATGAAGCAACATCCAGAAATTATGCGTCCACAAGGTTTACGTGGATTCTAA
- a CDS encoding universal stress protein, which translates to MKKSLYMNILVPLDGSKYSEKALIHACEMAKNYQSRLILVYVVEKSIPINLLDRKEYLEILRKFGNKVLTKGKETATKRGVDSKIVMKEGNVSSEIIKLAKKEQCNMIIVGSKGLGSAARLFLGSVSNKLANNSTCSILIVK; encoded by the coding sequence ATGAAAAAATCACTCTACATGAATATTTTAGTTCCTCTTGATGGCTCAAAGTATTCGGAAAAAGCCCTTATCCATGCATGTGAAATGGCAAAGAATTACCAATCTCGTTTGATACTTGTGTATGTTGTTGAGAAATCAATTCCAATTAATCTTTTAGATAGAAAAGAATATCTTGAAATTCTAAGAAAGTTTGGAAATAAAGTTTTGACTAAAGGAAAAGAAACAGCCACTAAACGTGGTGTTGATTCAAAAATTGTTATGAAAGAAGGGAATGTTTCATCCGAGATCATAAAACTTGCAAAAAAAGAACAGTGCAATATGATAATTGTTGGAAGTAAAGGGCTTGGTTCAGCAGCAAGATTATTTCTTGGGAGTGTTTCAAACAAACTTGCAAATAATTCTACTTGTTCTATCCTAATTGTGAAATAG
- a CDS encoding universal stress protein encodes MIKKQIKKILVALDGSQNSQRALSMAISLARNCDTKLVGMNVISNIPKKYHHLSYPEKPVLLAADNMMESAKILCAKNGILFERKIDFGDPGSKIVKFAESLNFDIIILGTRGMSGIKEKFFGSVSNYVVHKSSVPVMIVK; translated from the coding sequence ATGATAAAGAAACAAATTAAGAAAATTTTAGTTGCCTTGGATGGATCCCAAAATTCCCAACGAGCACTTTCAATGGCAATTTCCTTGGCAAGAAATTGTGATACTAAACTAGTAGGAATGAATGTAATATCAAATATTCCAAAAAAATATCATCATTTGAGTTATCCAGAAAAACCTGTTTTGCTAGCTGCAGACAATATGATGGAATCTGCTAAGATACTTTGTGCGAAAAATGGAATTTTATTTGAGAGAAAGATAGATTTTGGCGATCCTGGATCTAAAATCGTCAAATTTGCCGAATCCTTGAATTTTGACATTATAATCCTTGGAACAAGGGGGATGAGTGGTATCAAGGAAAAATTTTTCGGCAGTGTATCAAATTACGTTGTTCACAAATCATCTGTGCCTGTAATGATAGTAAAATAA
- the amrS gene encoding AmmeMemoRadiSam system radical SAM enzyme, which yields MTTILGKEAELYEKLPNDKVKCTACARYCEIGKGQIGLCGIRGNENGKLHLYAYGKVISGHVDPIEKKPLIHYFPGSKVYSIATTGCNWLCRYCQNSDISQRRKVEGIDMTPQDVANTAVKYGAHGIAYTYNEPSIFIEFARDCGIAARKKGLFNVFVSNGYDTPESVSMMNEFLDGITVDFKGSAEKEFTRKFIGIPDPQPIFDTLLEIRDKTKIHIEITDLIVPKVGDDLTHAKKLSKFIYDEFGPEMPIHFLRFHPDYKMMEYPSTPVETLEKHYQIAKDQGLKYVYLGNVPGHKWEHTYCSECNKIVVNRYGFSIRGWHLDKNNCCQFCGNKIPIEGKLQKGYKEDRFQFVT from the coding sequence ATGACGACAATACTCGGAAAAGAAGCTGAACTATATGAAAAACTTCCAAATGATAAGGTAAAGTGCACTGCTTGTGCTAGATACTGTGAAATTGGAAAGGGACAAATCGGTTTATGTGGAATACGAGGAAATGAAAATGGAAAACTACATCTATATGCATATGGAAAAGTAATTTCAGGTCATGTTGATCCTATTGAAAAGAAACCATTGATACATTATTTCCCTGGTAGCAAAGTATACTCTATTGCAACAACCGGATGCAATTGGCTCTGCAGATATTGCCAAAATTCTGATATCAGTCAACGACGCAAAGTTGAGGGAATTGATATGACCCCTCAAGATGTTGCAAATACTGCTGTAAAATATGGTGCTCATGGAATTGCATATACGTATAATGAACCGTCAATATTCATTGAATTTGCACGTGATTGTGGTATTGCTGCAAGAAAAAAGGGACTCTTCAACGTTTTTGTCTCAAATGGATATGATACTCCTGAATCAGTATCCATGATGAATGAATTTCTTGATGGAATCACTGTTGATTTTAAAGGAAGTGCAGAGAAAGAATTCACACGAAAATTCATTGGCATTCCTGATCCTCAGCCCATTTTTGATACATTGTTAGAAATTCGCGATAAGACAAAAATCCACATTGAAATAACTGATCTAATTGTTCCCAAAGTTGGCGATGATTTAACGCATGCAAAAAAACTCTCAAAATTCATCTATGATGAGTTTGGACCAGAGATGCCAATTCACTTTTTACGATTTCATCCTGACTACAAAATGATGGAATATCCTAGCACACCTGTAGAAACTTTGGAAAAACATTATCAAATTGCAAAAGATCAAGGATTGAAATATGTCTATCTTGGAAATGTTCCCGGACACAAGTGGGAACATACGTATTGTTCTGAATGTAATAAAATAGTCGTAAATCGTTATGGGTTTAGCATAAGAGGTTGGCATCTTGATAAAAACAACTGTTGTCAGTTTTGTGGAAATAAAATTCCTATCGAAGGAAAACTACAAAAAGGCTACAAAGAAGATCGATTTCAGTTTGTTACATGA
- a CDS encoding TIGR00296 family protein, producing MKNIRNFTDEDGKELVKTARKAVAEYLKNKSKIADSDFHSRFNFESGVFVTINKKDSLRGCIGYPIPIKKLSYGLIDAAISAATQDPRFTPVSTDELDKIVFEVTVLTPPVEIKVDDPLEYLSIIKVGRDGLIVENSYSSGLLLPQVPTEYGWDVEEFLQHTCEKAGINKDSWKEGSTKISIFEGVIFKEESPNGKIVRESTNNFL from the coding sequence ATGAAGAATATCAGAAATTTTACAGATGAGGATGGAAAAGAGTTAGTCAAAACTGCCAGAAAAGCAGTTGCTGAATATTTGAAAAATAAATCAAAGATTGCTGATTCGGATTTTCATTCAAGGTTTAATTTTGAATCAGGAGTTTTTGTGACAATTAACAAAAAAGATTCTTTACGGGGCTGTATTGGTTATCCTATTCCAATCAAAAAATTATCTTATGGATTAATTGATGCTGCAATTTCTGCCGCAACGCAAGATCCTCGTTTTACACCAGTAAGCACTGATGAATTAGACAAAATTGTTTTTGAGGTAACAGTGCTTACTCCCCCAGTTGAAATCAAGGTAGATGATCCTTTGGAGTACCTATCCATCATCAAAGTAGGAAGAGACGGACTGATAGTAGAAAATTCATACTCTTCGGGTTTACTTTTACCTCAGGTTCCAACAGAATATGGTTGGGATGTAGAAGAATTTCTACAACATACATGTGAAAAAGCTGGCATAAACAAAGACTCATGGAAAGAAGGCTCAACTAAGATATCCATATTTGAAGGCGTGATATTCAAAGAAGAGTCGCCTAATGGAAAAATAGTTCGAGAATCAACTAACAATTTTTTATAA
- the amrB gene encoding AmmeMemoRadiSam system protein B, translating into MIREPVVAGQFYPDTKKELEKMIEYCIEHKFGPGKQIKESAEKIFGIVCPHAGYVYSGPTACHSYKAISSQKPELAIIIGPNHFGIGKNAATMIDAKWETPLGLIEVDSQASQEAVKNSNVIEIDNYSHSQDHSLEVQVPMLQSILTNEFKILPIILLEQNLQTATDVGNVVSEIAKKRNTIIVASSDFTHYEENSFAHRQDKALIEPILDLDVDRFYQVLMEKRVSACGYGAIASAMIACKNLGATRGELLSYATSGDVSGDTDSVVGYGAIKFV; encoded by the coding sequence ATGATAAGAGAACCAGTTGTTGCTGGACAGTTTTACCCAGATACAAAAAAGGAGTTAGAAAAGATGATAGAATATTGTATTGAACACAAGTTTGGCCCTGGAAAACAAATCAAAGAATCAGCTGAGAAAATATTTGGGATTGTTTGTCCCCATGCAGGATATGTGTATTCTGGTCCCACAGCATGTCATTCCTACAAAGCAATATCATCACAAAAACCAGAGCTTGCAATAATTATCGGACCAAATCATTTTGGGATAGGAAAAAATGCTGCCACAATGATAGATGCAAAATGGGAGACTCCATTAGGTTTGATAGAAGTAGATTCACAGGCATCTCAAGAAGCTGTAAAAAACTCCAATGTCATCGAGATAGACAATTACTCTCATTCACAAGATCACAGCTTAGAAGTACAGGTTCCAATGTTACAATCAATTCTTACTAATGAGTTTAAGATTCTCCCAATAATTTTACTTGAACAAAATCTGCAAACAGCTACAGATGTAGGAAACGTAGTATCAGAAATTGCAAAAAAAAGAAATACAATAATTGTTGCATCATCAGATTTTACTCATTATGAGGAAAATTCTTTTGCACATCGTCAAGATAAAGCCCTAATTGAGCCAATTTTAGATTTGGATGTCGATAGGTTTTATCAAGTGTTAATGGAGAAAAGAGTGTCTGCGTGTGGATATGGGGCTATCGCGTCTGCAATGATTGCATGTAAAAATTTAGGTGCAACCAGAGGAGAACTTCTTAGTTATGCAACAAGTGGAGATGTTTCTGGAGATACAGACTCTGTTGTTGGGTATGGTGCCATAAAATTTGTTTAA
- a CDS encoding GNAT family N-acetyltransferase, producing MENVVIRESMAKDIPVILGLLYELGRPRPQKDSEIESFRKLVKQYIDDTDKKILVAEFDGVEIIGMVSIVLLSRLNQTSRELYIPELIVREKFQNQGIGKKLINSCISIAKEKKCHRIRLESGNKRKESHKFYKKLGFEQSGLSFTKNLN from the coding sequence GTGGAAAATGTAGTTATCCGAGAATCTATGGCTAAAGACATACCTGTTATTCTTGGATTGTTATATGAGCTTGGACGTCCAAGACCACAAAAAGATTCTGAAATAGAGTCATTTAGAAAATTAGTAAAGCAATACATAGATGACACTGATAAAAAAATACTCGTAGCAGAATTTGATGGTGTTGAAATTATTGGTATGGTGAGTATTGTATTACTATCAAGACTTAACCAAACTAGCAGAGAATTATACATTCCAGAATTAATCGTTCGAGAGAAATTTCAAAATCAAGGAATTGGAAAAAAACTAATCAATTCTTGTATATCTATTGCAAAAGAGAAAAAATGTCATAGAATTAGGCTCGAATCTGGCAATAAACGTAAGGAATCCCATAAATTCTACAAGAAATTAGGATTCGAACAATCTGGTTTATCATTTACAAAAAATTTGAATTAA
- a CDS encoding response regulator — protein MNSIILLVEDDTDLISIYKEILELHGYDLQTANNGQEAVEKFKDTNPSLVIMDGDMPILDGYEAFKQIKEIDKNAKVVIVTGYSQLEPKNQQAVKEGLIKVISKPLGVDELLSLAEQYTEAKIST, from the coding sequence ATGAATAGTATTATTTTGTTGGTAGAAGATGATACAGATTTGATTTCAATCTATAAAGAAATTTTAGAATTACATGGATATGATCTTCAAACAGCAAATAATGGGCAAGAAGCAGTTGAAAAATTCAAAGATACAAATCCCTCTCTAGTAATAATGGATGGGGATATGCCTATACTTGATGGATATGAAGCCTTCAAACAAATCAAAGAGATTGATAAAAACGCCAAAGTAGTAATTGTTACAGGATACTCTCAACTTGAACCAAAGAATCAACAGGCAGTAAAAGAAGGACTGATCAAAGTAATTTCAAAACCACTTGGGGTAGATGAGTTACTTTCTCTAGCTGAACAATATACTGAAGCTAAAATTAGTACATAG